A part of Solea solea chromosome 8, fSolSol10.1, whole genome shotgun sequence genomic DNA contains:
- the LOC131464160 gene encoding uncharacterized protein LOC131464160: protein MLLRVLFDGEQKYVRLSDLTFNAFMKEVCLKFNIPEGRQPDLKVFDQSDTEVDGEVFEEIVKESPGTFKVMLSKEELDASLSSSSSCSAASDDTIILNFTMCDPPEEAAAVEGSRPKKPCHINFEAKALIEKILTTKPGGEKIMQEYAKTKSLKDATRRQMINILTAEMTQTHGTSPPKSVRVLYAQGIVALFPYLEDPYSQHGYEHYYDPESGSGYLAWRLKTIQRKSAEERGVSVSKSPKIGGPSRVQPRPFTADKVLSDEDVEAAIAVLKHSADEDTIREKMKATFIYRQSMVNNEKRAGDVFSVFPRLLDTPGLIEQDFRLLFGEATANKFLEKWPTNLKRKVITESHGLVPTTELLDLMRNAESTAEIENGWDSDMSAILLLLHLLPPSAQGRKRPGKVSACQAVEHLIRFIKAGTSVQQHLDNISQSSQPYLLAQGPARSSIHTFFIVIDKYALPCKATCSVGALDELFKAHYVFGTSYSSSLANVFTFLQTTIYNIDVGETKETPRVAELRARMVR from the exons atgctgctgCGTGTATTGTTTGATGGGGAGCAGAAGTATGTTAGGCTGTCTGACCTAACATTCAACGCTTTCATGAAAGAAG TGTGCCTAAAATTTAACATACCAGAAGGCAGGCAGCCAGATTTGAAGGTGTTTGACCAATCCGACACAGAAGTTGATGGAGAAGTCTTTGAAGAAATAGTGAAGGAGTCACCTGGAACCTTCAAAGTCATGTTGAGCAAAGAAGAACTTG ATGCCtctctatcatcatcatcatcatgctcAGCAGCATCTGATGATACTATCATTCTGAACTTCACGATGTGTGACCCTCCTGAAGAAGCAGCTGCTGTCGAAGGAAGTCGGCCTAAAAAGCCATGCCACATTAACTTTGAGGCGAAAGCG TTGATTGAAAAAATCCTTACAACAAAGCCTGGTGGTGAAAAAATCATGCAGGagtatgcaaaaacaaaatcactaaaaGATGCCACCAGAAGACAGATGATTAACATTCTCACTGCTGagatgacacaaacacatgg GACATCCCCCCCCAAAAGTGTCAGAGTGTTGTATGCGCAGGGGATAGTTGCTCTATTTCCATATCTGGAGGACCCATATTCACAGCATGGATAT GAACATTACTACGACCCAGAAAGTGGGTCCGGATACCTTGCATGGCGGTTGAAAACCATCCAACGAAAAAGTGCAGAGGAAAGAGGTGTGTCTGTGAGCAAATCTCCCAAAA TTGGTGGGCCAAGCCGTGTTCAACCCAGACCCTTCACTGCTGACAAAGTGCTATCTGATGAGGATGTGGAAGCAGCTATTGCCGTTTTAAAACACTCTGCTGATGAAGACACCATCCGTGAGAAGATGAAAGCTACCTTCATTTATCGTCAGTCAATGGTCAACAATGAGAAGAGAGCAGGGGATGTGTTCTCGGTCTTTCCAAGATTACTAGACACGCCTGGACTG ATAGAACAAGATTTCAGACTGCTGTTTGGGGAGGCCACAGCCAACAAATTCCTGGAAAAGTGGCCCACTAatctgaaaagaaaagtgatAACAGAAAGCCATGGACTGGTACCGACCACAGAGCTCTTGGATTTAATGCGCAATGCTGAGTCAACTGCTGAAATTGAGAATG GCTGGGACAGTGACATGTCTGCTATCTTGCTGCTCCTCCATCTCCTACCACCATCTGCACAGGGAAGGAAGAGGCCGGGGAAGGTGTCGGCATGTCAGGCTGTGGAACACCTCATCAGATTCATAAAA gCTGGAACCAGTGTACAGCAGCACCTGGATAACATCAGCCAAAGCAGCCAGCCATACCTCCTCGCTCAGGGGCCTGCAAGAAGCAGCATTCACACCTTCTTTATTGTGATTGACAAGTATGCGCTACCATGTAAGGCAACATGTTCAGTGGGAGCCCTTGACGAACTCTTTAAGGCCCATTACGTCTTTGGTACCTCTTACAGCTCTTCCTTGGCCAACGTTTTCACTTTTCTCCAAACAACCATTTACAACATTGATGTTGGGGAAACAAAGGAAACTCCCAGAGTTGCAGAGCTGCGAGCAAGAATGGTGCGTTAG
- the top3b gene encoding DNA topoisomerase 3-beta-1, producing MRTVLMVAEKPSLAQSIAKILSKGTCTSRKGLNGACSVHDYSGSFQGQTVRFKMTSVCGHVMSLDFIGKYNNWDQVDPAELFSKAPTEKKEANPKLNMVKFLQVEGRGCDYVVLWLDCDKEGENICFEVLDAVEPVMNKESVRERTVYRAKFSSITDTDIWNAMNSLGEPNRNEALSVDARQELDLRIGCAFTRFQTKYFQGKYGNLDSSLISFGPCQTPTLGFCVERHDKIQSFKPETYWVIQAKVFKGKDSPLTLDWDRVRVFDRDVGQMFVNLAKTSREAKVESVSKKEKAKQRPQALNTVEMLRVGSSSLGMGPQHTMQIAERLYTQGYISYPRTETTHYPENFDLKGTLKQQANNPMWAEEVKALLSAGLNRPRKGSDAGDHPPITPMRAASEAELGSDGWRLYEYITRHFIATVSQDCKYLQTTIDFSIGLESFSCSGKALISPGFTAVMPWQGIPLEEAMPDCERGDTYTVDEIKLVEKQTNPPDYLTEAELITLMEKHGIGTDASIPVHINNICQRNYVTIENGRKLKPTNLGIVLVHGYYKTDAELVLPTIRSAVEKQLNLIAQGKANFQQVLQHTLDIFKRKFHYFVDSINSMDELMEVSFSPIAASGKPLSRCGKCHRFMKYIQAKPSRLHCSHCDETYSLPQNGAIKLYKELRCPLDEFELVLWTSGARGKSYPLCPYCYSNPPFRDMKKGMGCNECTHPTCQHSLNSLGIGQCVECESGVLVLDPTSGPKWRMACNKCNVVVHFFEHAHRVQVAPESCDACDASLVAVDFNKSRTPLPAGETQHTGCVFCDQIFQDLVELKHATMRYRGGARRGGGRGRGRGRRGNPKKPKDKMAALAAYFV from the exons ATGAGGACTGTTCTGATGGTGGCGGAGAAGCCGTCTTTGGCTCAGTCCATCGCCAAAATCCTCTCGAAAG GAACTTGTACGAGTCGAAAGGGACTTAACGGAGCATGTTCGGTGCACGATTACAGCGGCAGCTTCCAGGGCCAGACTGTCCGCTTTAAGATGACGTCTGTTTGTGGACACGTAATGAGTCTGGATTTCATTG gGAAGTACAACAACTGGGACCAAGTGGATCCTGCAGAGCTCTTTAGTAAAGCTCccacagagaagaaggaggcCAACCCCAAACTCAACATGGTCAAGTTCCTTCAG GTTGAAGGCCGAGGCTGTGATTACGTGGTTTTATGGCTGGACTGTGATAAAGAGGGCGAGAACATCTGTTTCGAG GTACTGGATGCAGTTGAGCCAGTGATGAACAAAGAGAGTGTCAGGGAACGGACGGTTTACCGCGCCAAGTTCAGCTCAATCACCGACACGGACATCTGGAACGCCATGAACAGCCTGGGAGAGCCCAACCGCAACGAGGCACTGTCAGTGGATGCTCGGCAGGAGCTGGATCTGCGCATTGGCTGTGCTTTCACCAG GTTCCAGACCAAGTATTTTCAGGGCAAGTACGGCAACCTGGACTCCTCCTTGATTTCATTTGGACCCTGTCAAACCCCCACGCTAGGCTTCTGTGTGGAACGCCATGACAAGATCCAGTCGTTTAAACCTGAGACTTACTGGGTCATCCAGGCGAAG gtATTCAAAGGGAAGGACAGCCCACTGACACTGGACTGGGACAGAGTGAGGGTCTTTGACAGGGATGTGGGTCAGATGTTTGTTAATCTGGCCAAGACGTCCAGGGAGGCCAAG GTGGAGTCGGTGAGTAAGAAGGAAAAGGCCAAGCAAAGACCTCAGGCCTTGAACACAGTGGAGATGTTGAGAGTGGGCAGCTCATCTTTAG GTATGGGTCCTCAGCACACCATGCAGATCGCAGAGCGTCTTTACACCCAGGGCTACATCAGCTATCCACGTACTGAGACGACCCACTACCCCGAGAACTTTGACCTGAAGGGAACCCTGAAGCAGCAGGCCAACAATCCCATGTGGGCAGAGGAG gtgaaGGCTCTACTTTCAGCCGGATTAAACCGACCCAGGAAAGGAAGTGATGCAGGAGACCATCCACCCATCACTCCCATGCGTGCGGCCTCAGAGGCGGAACTGG GCAGTGATGGTTGGCGACTATACGAGTACATCACGCGTCATTTCATAGCCACTGTCAGTCAGGATTGCAAATACCTGCAGACCACAATAGACTTCAGCATTGGCCTGGAATCGTTCTCATGCAGTGGCAAGGCTTTGATCTCACCAG GTTTCACAGCTGTGATGCCGTGGCAGGGCATCCCCCTGGAAGAAGCCATGCCAGACTGTGAGCGAGGAGACACTTACACCGTAGACGAGATCAAGCTGGTGGAGAAGCAGACCAACCCCCCGGACTACCTGACCGAGGCCGAACTCATCACGCTCATGGAGAAACATGGCATTG gtaCTGACGCCAGCATCCCAGTCCACATCAACAACATCTGCCAGAGGAACTACGTCACGATAGAGAACGGACGCAAGTTAAAACCAACAAACCTGGGCATTGTCCTCGTACATGGCTACTACAAGACAG ATGCAGAGCTGGTTCTGCCGACCATACGCAGCGCAGTCGAGAAACAACTGAACCTCATTGCACAGGGCAAAGCGAACTTCCAGCAGGTGCTGCAGCATACACTGGATATCTTCAAGAGGAAGTTTCACTACTTTGTGGATTCCATCAACA gtATGGATGAGTTGATGGAAGTCTCCTTTTCTCCCATCGCTGCCAGTGGGAAGCCGCTGTCCCGCTGTGGCAAGTGTCACCGCTTCATGAAGTACATCCAG GCCAAGCCCAGCAGGCTCCACTGCTCCCACTGTGACGAGACCTACAGTCTTCCACAGAACGGAGCCATCAAGCTGTACAAGGAGCTGCGCTGTCCACTGGACGAGTTTGAGCTCGTGCTGTGGACGTCAGGCGCCCGGGGCAAGAGCTACCCCCTGTGCCCTTACTGCTACAGCAACCCGCCTTTCAGAGACATGAAAAAAG GTATGGGATGTAACGAGTGCACACATCCGACCTGTCAGCATTCTCTCAACTCCTTGGGCATTGGACAGTGTGTGGAGTGTGAGTCTGGGGTTCTGGTGCTGGATCCCACCTCTGGACCAAAGTGGAGGATGGCCTGTAATAAATGCAACGTTGTGGTCCACTTCTTTGAACACGCACACAGAGTACAG GTGGCTCCTGAGAGCTGCGACGCCTGCGACGCCTCCCTGGTCGCGGTCGACTTCAACAAGTCTCGCACTCCACTGCCTGCCGGCGAGACCCAGCACACGGGCTGCGTGTTCTGCGATCAGATTTTCCAGGACCTCGTGGAGCTCAAACACGCCACCATGAGGTACCGGGGCGGCGCGAGgcgaggaggagggagaggacgAGGACGGGGACGCCGCGGCAATCCCAAAAAACCAAAGGACAAAATGGCCGCCTTGGCAGCTTACTTTGTATAG
- the ppm1f gene encoding protein phosphatase 1F: MDEEARKFLARFVEDYPPTLDEDSVLPLNPLSRTVSLEELYGESLEMGMRMLGNRLAPSVLGALLCQTAVSQLLQSDLTPFYCSQEAWADQEEEEKAVLLETVPVQRFFLNKLFALALEWHQKSFQPPSPPPKLRLCSIHAIRNTRRKMEDKHLALPEFNQLFNIQDGVDRAYYAVFDGHGGVDAANYAVTHLHVALSKQETLQSDAAAALKSAFKHTDDMFRVKAKRERLRTGTTGVVVLIQGQELTVSWLGDSQAVMVRKGQVVTIMEPHKPDREDEKQRIEDLGGCVTFKGCWRVNGTYAVSRAIGDFDQKPYVSGDADCVTVQLLGDEDYVLLACDGFFDSVEPSEVPDLVLEGLREPDDPEEGEENSLQQSVELKGLRVAQHLVGVAKEAGSSDNITVMVVFLRPPEQLLLSQNTTTAAAHTTGEDSASQDAPQQ; this comes from the exons ATGGACGAAGAGGCCAGGAAATTCCTGGCCAGATTTGTGGAGGATTACCCTCCTACTCTGGACGAAGACAGCGTGCTGCCCCTCAACCCGCTGAGTCGCACAGTTTCCCTGGAGGAGCTGTATGGAGAGAGTCTGGAGATGGGCATGCGGATGCTGGGGAACAG ATTAGCTCCTTCAGTTCTCGGCGCCCTCCTGTGTCAGACCGCAGTGTCCCAGCTGCTGCAGAGTGACCTTACACCTTTCTACTGCTCACAGGAAGCTTGGGCCGaccaggaagaagaggaaaaagcagtGT TACTTGAGACGGTGCCAGTCCAGCGTTTCTTCCTCAACAAACTGTTTGCTCTAGCTTTGGAATGGCATCAGAAGTCCTTTCAGCCTCCCTCGCCTCCTCCAAAGCTCCGCCTCTGCTCCATTCATGCCATAAGGAACACacggaggaagatggaggacaAACACTTGGCACTACCCGAGTTCAACCAGCTCTTTAATATCCAG GACGGAGTGGACCGCGCCTACTACGCTGTGTTTGACGGACACGGAGGCGTGGACGCTGCCAACTACGCCGTCACCCACCTCCATGTCGCCCTGAGTAAACAGGAAACGCTGCAGAGCGACGCAGCTGCGGCCTTAAAGTCTGCCTTCAAACACACAGACGACATGTTCAGAGTCAAAGCTAAGAGAGAG CGTCTGCGGACTGGAACTACAGGAGTAGTCGTGCTGATCCAGGGTCAAGAGCTGACTGTGTCCTGGCTCGGAGACTCTCAGGCAGTGATGGTCAGGAAGGGACAAGTCGTAACAATCATGGAACCCCATAAACCAGACAGAGAG GATGAGAAACAAAGAATTGAGGATCTCGGAGGATGCGTCACCTTCAAGGGTTGCTGGCGCGTTAACGGCACATACGCAGTGTCGAGGGCGATAG GTGACTTTGACCAGAAACCTTACGTATCTGGAGACGCCGACTGCGTGACCGTTCAGCTGTTGGGAGACGAGGACTACGTTTTACTGGCGTGCGACGGCTTCTTTGACTCAGTCGAACCTTCAGAGGTCCCTGATCTGGTCCTAGAGGGGCTCCGGGAGCCTGACGACCCAGAGGAAGGCGAAGAAAATTCTCTGCAACAGTCTGTGGAGTTGAAAGGACTGCGAGTCGCTCAACATTTGGTAGGAGTCGCTAAAGAAGCAGGCTCCAGCGACAACATAACCGTGATGGTGGTTTTCCTGCGTCCACCGGAGCAGCTGCTGTTGTCTCAAAAcacaaccacagcagcagcgcacaCTACTGGGGAGGACTCCGCCTCCCAGGATGCACCACAGCAGTGA